Proteins encoded within one genomic window of Psilocybe cubensis strain MGC-MH-2018 chromosome 2, whole genome shotgun sequence:
- a CDS encoding Smr domain-containing protein (Smr domain-containing protein YPL199C) translates to MWLQLFKSILGLFCGTTSTSTDQKPHQLQPQQQPGQSAPHWQQPQQYSPSVSTPQKYQDANQINQHNEHYVALRAQANEHGDLMAKCFRESHEAYSRGDGALAKELSNEGKDHQRKMEQLNKQASDFIFDSKPGEVDLHGLYVKEAIFRADQAIQQAKQRGQPQINFIVGKGLHSQGGVAKIKPAIEELIQRHNLVARIDPNNTGVLIVMLDSQPGQRGMGADEISHRLERNGESCIIM, encoded by the exons ATGTGGCTCCAGTTATTCAAGTCGATTCTTGGTCTTTTTTGCGGTACAACCTCGACAAGCACAGACCAGAAGCCACATCAGTTGCAGCCGCAACAACAGCCTGGACAGTCCGCCCCTCATTGGCAACAGCCTCAGCAATATAGCCCGTCCGTATCAACCCCTCAGAAATACCAG GATGCTAATCAGATTAACCAGCACAATGAACATTATGTCGCTCTCCGCGCACAAGCTAATGAACATGGTGACTTGATGGCGAAATGCTTCAGAGAAAGCCACGAGGCATACTCACGCGGAGACGGTGCATTGGCTAAGGAACTATCGAACGAAGGAAAGGATCACCAACGCAAAATGGAGCAGCTTAACAAACAGGCCAGCGACTTCATCTTT GATAGTAAACCAGGAGAAGTTGATCTTCATGGACTTTATGTGAAGGAAGCTATATTCCGTGCTGATCAGGCCATCCAACAAGCCAAGCAACGGGGCCAGCCACAAATAAATTTCATTGTCG GCAAAGGGCTGCATTCTCAAGGCGGAGTTGCCAAAATCAAGCCTGCCATAGAGGAATTAATTCAAAG GCATAATTTGGTCGCACGTATAGACCCCAATAACACCGGTGTCTTAATTGTCATGCTTGATTCCCAGCCTGGGCAACGAGGCATGGGTGCGGACGAGATATCCCACAGATTGGAAAGAAACGGGGAGAGTTGCATAATCATGTAA
- a CDS encoding putative Na(+)/H(+) antiporter C3A11.09, producing the protein MELIEVCPSIAYICLGGFVVAFSMFSLLAKEKIYVNEVVLGTFFGILMGPHFAGIFDPRAWGPHSDAITLEIMRIVLATGLFAIGVELPKSYMAKHAKSLLYMILPTMAIGWVIVAAIMKAIFPQLSYLSCLAISACLTPTDPIICAAIVGGKFARKHVPINLRQLLSAESAANDGLAYPFLTLTLYLTLDTTSGAAMTHWILIGWLYQVFLGVVTGAILGLMFSHLMKFSHRRGYIDRESYVAQYLALSVFITGIVSTIGSDDLLAAFAAVQFPGMVTSMSTQREKSLLRLLI; encoded by the exons ATGGAACTCATAGAAGTCT GTCCGAGCATTGCATACATATGCCTTGGCGGCTTTGTTGTTGCA TTTTCTATGTTCTCGCTCTTGGCAAAGGAAAAA ATCTATGTAAATGAAGTCGTCCTCGGGACTTTCTTTGGGATTCTTATGGGCCCTCACTTCGCCGGCATCTTCGACCCCAGGGCCTGGGGCCCTCATTCAGACGCCATAACGCTTGAAATTATGCGCATCGTACTCGCTACCGGCCTCTTTGCAATTGGGGTCGAGTTACCCAAATCTTACATGGCGAAACATGCGAAAAGTCTCCTTTACATGATTTTGCCCACGATGGCTATCGGATGGGTTATTGTTGCAG CAATtatgaaagctatttttCCACAGCTCAGTTACCTGTCATGCTTAGCTATATCTGCCTGCTTGACCCCAACTGACCCTATTATCTGTGCTGCTATTGTTG GTGGAAAGTTTGCTAGAAAGCATGTCCCAATAAATCTTCGGCAACTGCTTTCAGCCGAGTCAGCAGCAAATGATGGGCTTGCATACCCATTTCTGACATTAACGCTTTACCTGACGTTGGATACAACCTCAGGAGCAGCTATGACGCATTGGATTCTCATTGGGTGGCTTT ATCAAGTGTTCCTTGGTGTCGTGACGGGGGCTATTCTCG GATTAATGTTTTCTCATCTTATGAAATTCTCGCATCGTCGTGGATACATCGATAGGGAGTCATACGTTGCTCAATACCTTGCTCTGTCCGTCTTTATTACAGGGATTGTTAGTACCATAGGGAGCGACGACCTTCTCGCTGCCTTTGCCGCAG TGCAATTTCCTGGGATGGTGACTTCAATGTCCACACAGAGGGAGAAGTCTTTGCTTCGGTTATTGATCTAG
- a CDS encoding Protein mesA, translating into MAGSGDHCSFVLLAEFHILEGAKLKYQFPQPLGVNEEVLAMSMLPDGAETQLDDWTIFFLNQTPFNTISPVLALDSPGVKSVGLPGAENDGQGSDKPELLCVMNLVRTKHDKSLDRGAQVLALAICTRHPFIQIFKPFLLLALDDYLLDPSQDCLARLFDAVNSMDLSGAPTLTRHEKLVMRSSERKDIFAEKFTHITSQQGWGPGAPVPGSKAVLQHKSTNSSGSYSSFEEGILLRSKDRGYQDDSISRKKDGQRYRDRGDSESSVAAQTTHAQNSPSDSSFSLGGSAVWVGDESGLDLIPKDRGDADSVASLMASSTLVGSSRKRRSTDASSSSSNAHVREQNFKPIGSQQSFPEPHKRHGIVKDTHFFHTTVAYKEYPLPINMPLATFPEEVGDYSLITLIKVFSQFPTVSGPIHPHLHTSGPQTHPIIVLFNALVTGKRIIFLGHKRPAGLVSNFVLSACALGSGCGAVLRGFIERAFPYANLKNRDEWESVPAYIAGVTNPIFETLRQWDLFLDISTGSVTVAKDIHVTYPITGIPSLGGPLITRSGTLKAESSIGSEEDISKMAKEGTKDPSKDYNADKLFIDDIRTAIDDHFGESLVRMRFTEYVTRFVRLASRYEEEVTGKTSFGFPSAPFTENPGRSPKLGSGIAFSDEATCLKELVANAHRIEAWRKTNSYRYLILASYENLVSRICLTGRLQDYAKLQANSCIKGFDVLHQLFRLRYTKNMTDAEALAIMRSLADGVKTYDQVVEAGSRD; encoded by the exons ATGGCAGGCTCTGGCGATCACTGCTCTTTTGTTCTGCTGGCAGAATTTCACATTCTGGAAGGTGCTAAGCTTAAGTATCAGTTTCCCCAGCCCCTAGGTGTCAATGAGGA AGTCCTCGCTATGTCCATGCTCCCCGATGGGGCTGAAACTCAGCTTGATGACTGGACTATCTTCTTTCTAAATCAGACACCGTTCAATACCATATCCCCTGTTCTAGCTCTCGATAGTCCTGGCGTCAAATCTGTCGGCTTACCAGGCGCTGAAAATGATGGCCAAGGTAGCGACAAACCCGAGCTTCTCTGTGTCATGAATCTCGTCCGAACCAAACACGATAAATCCTTGGACCG AGGCGCCCAAGTTCTTGCACTCGCCATATGCACTCGTCATCCATTTATTCAAATTTTCAAG CCATTCCTGCTTCTCGCACTTGATGACTACCTCCTGGATCCATCACAAGACTGTCTTGCTCGTCTGTTCGATGCCGTAAATTCAATGGACCTGTCTGGTGCACCAACATTAACTCGGCACGAGAAACTGGTCATGAGGTCCTCTGAACGTAAAGATATCTTTGCCGAGAAGTTTACACACATTACTTCTCAGCAAGGGTGGGGACCAGGTGCCCCTGTCCCCGGTTCAAAGGCTGTTTTACAGCACAAATCAACAAACTCCAGTGGATCCTACTCTAGTTTTGAAGAGGGTATTCTTCTTAGGTCGAAGGATCGTGGCTATCAGGACGACAGTATTAGCCGCAAGAAAGACGGACAACGCTATAGAGATAGGGGAGATTCAGAGAGTAGCGTCGCTGCACAAACTACCCATGCCCAAAACTCTCCATCTGATTCTTCCTTCTCCCTGGGTGGTAGCGCGGTCTGGGTAGGCGACGAAAGTGGGTTGGACTTAATCCCGAAAGATAGAGGAGACGCTGATAGCGTCGCCTCTCTGATGGCAAGTAGTACGCTGGTTGGTTCGTCACGAAAGCGAAGATCGACTGatgcatcttcatcgtcgtcaaatGCACATGTTAGAGAGCAAAACTTCAAACCAATTGGTTCACAACAATCATTCCCGGAGCCTCATAAACGGCATGGCATAGTTAAAGACACTCACTTCTTCCATACTACAGTTGCTTACAAAGAATATCCTTTGCCGATCAACATgcctctggctactttcccTGAAGAAGTCGGTGAT TATTCTCTGATCACGCTCATTAAAGTCTTCTCGCAGTTTCCTACTGTATCTGGGCCCATTCATCCGCACCTACACACGAGCGGTCCTCAAACACATCCGATTATTGTTCTTTTCAACGCCCTTGTCACGGGGAAGCGAATAATTTTTTTGGGTCACAAACGTCCCGCTGGCTTGGTGTCGAATTTTGTGTTATCAGCCTGCGCTCTAGGGTCCGGGTGCGGTGCAGTGTTAAGGGGCTTTATTGAGCGTGCTTTTCCATACGCCAATTTGAAAAACCGAGACGAATGGGAATCTGT ACCGGCATACATCGCAGGGGTCACTAACCCCATTTTCGAGACCCTACGCCAATGGGACCTCTTCCTCGACATCAGCACAGGAAGTGTAACAGTGGCAAAAGATATCCACGTTACATATCCCATAACTGGTATACCTAGCCTGGGTGGTCCATTGATCACCCGGTCTGGTACTTTGAAAGCTGAATCATCCATTGGCAGCGAAGAAGATATATCTAAAATGGCCAAAGAAGGGACGAAAGACCCCAGCAAAGATTATAACGCTGATAAATTGTTCATCGATGAT ATTAGGACAGCCATAGATGATCATTTCGGAGAGAGCCTGGTCCGTATGAGATTCACCGAATACGTTACTCGCTTTGTTCGGTTGGCGTCTCGCTACGAAGAGGAGGTTACTGGCAAAACGTCGTTTGGGTTCCCGAGTGCCCCTTTTACTGAAAATCCCGGTAGATCACCTAAGCTGGGGAGTGGTATAGCCTTTAGCGACGAGGCTACGTGTTTGAAGGAGTTGGTGGCAAATGCACATCGTATCGAAGCATGGCGGAAAACGAACAGCTACCGGTATCTAATATTGGCGAGTTACGAAAACTTGGTTTCACGTATTTGTCTAACAGGAAGATTGCAGGACTATGCCAAATTACAAGCCAATAGCTGCATCAAGGGATTTGATGTTCTTCATCAGCTATTCCGGCTCCGATATACCAAAAACATGACAGATGCGGAGGCTTTGGCTATCATGCGCAGTCTTGCAGATGGTGTCAAGACATATGATCAAGTGGTCGAGGCAGGTAGCAGAGATTGA
- a CDS encoding hypothetical protein (Uncharacterized protein C26F1.08c), with protein sequence MQPPLDIPTRSRRPSSYISQHFGEPHLLVGSPEPLGSNPFDHLHVPNEGSDLGLPATPISSSHGFVSSLPRKRSTTAQPSSSYTSFTRPISNERERHPEQQWSLFGQLMENEGYLSPKAPSTIRGRRDSGSDYFGLETTSAVSGLSPRLRGIRQHTNSVKTVSPIRSSIYNEAGAEEYDSEDHSSVVSTFHSPDNSQKPWHGYFSLGRLSPSLISQNVLKCAIAYFVGSLIIKEGGLETLLQVSGIILCGSSIANFVCFLIWPQSAIINLQLSMVKTLESFSTLLPMLTSIFLLENDSDEHAQDLHKIQKAVENHQSSFTSLRKNLREAKSEWILTGTLANGDGVVEEDGSYRNISGQRSYEDAVDSLNRLAQHLNGLRSGTRLQYDLSKAGIKARTDRAGKSKAAEPNADEDEAAILRAAADMFGDLVDELGPPLKALSSTSTNTLNRLKDVCLESRQDKKGHIDIIQPHEFSDLVDGIEAALIRFESTSNHAVLRLYRRSDNPLLPNSPSSPIFGQDTSHTSSGDVNNENVFLVYFFIFTLQEFAKELIALVDPIERIYCYEQQMLRRGPWWYRLMTWVQGIFSSTLNFRKSLAYMIPRYRATHPAFPKIKPHAPDTIQTPPRHQLSIIGKVNQSLWSFGKRLKERDTKYAIKVGMATLILAFPAFVEDTRPTFVEYWGDWALISFFVVISPTIGATNYLSLQRFLGTLFGASVAVTLYTLLPEDGVALSITGFLFSLPCFYFAVSKPQYLSASRFVLLTYNLTCLYCYNLRQKDVSVIDIGVHRALAVTVGILWAAFVSRFWWPSEARRELSKSLSEFCLHIGWLYTRLVASNSFAPEYRQEGSSLDPTSRAMSRHSNKLQPTRLTNSIHEFMAMELHLQIKLIELQTLLAQAQHEPRLKGPFPVDLYRQILTSLQSILDKLHSMRYTSVRQDFIVPVNKERREMVGNIMLSFSTLAASFRLKAPLPPYLPPVEKSRLRLTPQVEAIRKLDVVKNRDAKVSRQLLFFAYALTMKGVTMELEFLGRTLQDAFGVIGQTSEEFEQLFLPLGESSGNIEHVA encoded by the exons ATGCAACCACCACTTGATATACCTACACGGTCGCGTCGCCCATCCTCCTACATATCTCAACATTTTGGTGAACCTCATTTATTAGTAGGCTCACCTGAGCCTCTCGGCAGCAATCCATTCGACCACTTGCATGTGCCAAATGAGGGTTCCGATCTTGGCCTGCCTGCAACGCCCATCTCAAGTAGCCATGGCTTCGTATCATCTCTGCCTCGCAAAAGATCTACCACTGCACAACCCAGCTCTTCATATACGTCCTTTACGCGTCCCATCTCAAATGAGCGTGAGCGACACCCGGAGCAGCAATGGTCGCTATTTGGCCAACTGATGGAAAATGAGGGTTATCTCAGCCCCAAAGCCCCGTCAACCATCCGAGGGCGAAGGGATTCTGGTAGTGACTACTTTGGTCTGGAAACTACCAGCGCTGTATCTGGGCTCTCCCCTCGGTTACGTGGTATTCGTCAACATACAAACTCTGTCAAAACTGTTTCACCCATAAGAAGCTCAATCTACAACGAAGCAGGAGCCGAAGAATATGACTCTGAAGATCATTCTTCTGTCGTGTCTACTTTCCACTCCCCTGACAATTCCCAAAAACCATGGCATGGCTACTTTTCTTTGGGCCGACTGTCCCCGTCTTTGATATCCCAGAATGTTTTGAAATGTGCAATTGCATATTTCGTTGGGTCACT AATAATCAAGGAAGGTGGCCTGGAGACACTGCTACAAGTGTCAGGCATCATTTTATGTGGTTCTAGCATCGCAAATTTCGTTTGCTTCCTTATTTGGCCTCAGTCTGCTATCATAAATCTCCAACTCAGCATGGTCAAAACTCTGGAATCGTTTTCAACGCTTTTACCGATGCTCACAAGCATCTTCTTGTTGGAGAATGACTCTGATGAACATGCACAGGACTTGCATAAGATTCAAAAGGCAGTCGAAAATCACCAAAGCAGTTTCACGAGCCTTCGGAAAAATCTTCGGGAAGCTAAGAGCGAGTGGATCCTAACTGGCACCTTGGCAAATGGCGATGGTGTGGTTGAAGAGGATGGTTCGTACCGTAACATTTCTGGTCAACGGTCATACGAGGATGCGGTAGATTCTCTGAACCGTCTGGCCCAACACTTAAATGGATTACGCAGTGGCACGCGCCTTCAATACGATCTTTCCAAAGCGGGTATCAAAGCCCGCACTGACAGGGCCGGAAAAAGCAAAGCTGCTGAACCCAATgcagatgaagacgaagcgGCAATCTTGAGGGCTGCTGCTGATATGTTTGGCGACCTCGTCGACGAATTAGGCCCGCCTCTAAAAGCATTATca TCAACCTCCACCAACACCCTCAATAGATTGAAGGACGTATGCTTGGAATCTCGTCAAGATAAAAAAGGACACATAGATATCATTCAACCTCATGAATTTTCTGATCTTGTGGATGGAATCGAAGCAGCTTTGATTCGGTTCGAAAGCACTTCTAATCACGCCGTTTTGAGGCTGTATCGACGAAGCGATAATCCGTTGTTGCCGAACTCGCCATCTAGTCCTATTTTTGGTCAAGATACTTCACACACGTCATCTGGAGATGTTAATAACGAAAATGTCTTCCTCGTTTACTT CTTTATTTTCACTTTGCAAGAGTTTGCTAAAGAATTGATAGCACTCGTTGATCCCATTGAACGAATATACTGTTACGAGCAACAAATGCTGCGCAGAGGTCCTTGGTGGTATAGGCTAATGACTTGGGTGCAAGGCATCTTCTCATC AACACTGAACTTCAGAAAGAGTCTGGCATACATGATACCACGCTACCGAGCTACCCACCCTGCCTTTCCGAAAATCAAACCTCACGCACCAGATACGATCCAAACCCCACCCCGTCATCAGCTATCAATCATAGGGAAAGTGAATCAATCGCTTTGGAGTTTCGGCAAAAGGCTTAAAGAAAGAGACACTAAATACGCTATAAAGGTGGGCATGGCGACACTCATTCTGGCTTTCCCTGCCTTTGTGGAGGATACCCGTCCAACGTTTGTTGAGTATTGGGGTGACTGGGCATTGATTTCC TTCTTCGTTGTTATTTCCCCGACGATTGGCGCT ACAAACTACCTTAGCTTACAACGCTTCCTTGGTACTTT ATTTGGAGCTTCTGTTGCTGTAACACTTTATACACTGCTACCAGAGGATGGCGTAGCTTTATCGATCACAGgctttttgttttcgttGCCTTGCTTTTATTTTGCGGTTTCAAAACCACAGTACCTTTCTGCTTCACGATTCGTTCTTTTGACATACAACCTTACATGTCTTTACTG CTACAACCTAAGACAGAAAGATGTATCAGTGATTGATATAGGGGTACATCGCGCTTTGGCTGTTACAGTGGGCATACTGTGGGCTGCGTTTGTGTCAAGGTTCTGGTGGCCATCCGAAGCTCGGCGAGAATTGAGTAAATCTCTCAGCGA ATTTTGCCTTCATATTGGCTGGCTTTACACCCGACTGGTAGCATCGAATTCATTTGCGCCTGAATATCGACAAGAAGGTTCATCGCTCGATCCCACCAGTCGAGCTATGTCAAGACATTCCAATAAACTCCAGCCAACACGTTTGACCAACTCTATACATGAATTTATGGCAAT GGAATTGCACCTCCAGATCAAGCTCATTGAACTGCAAACGCTACTCGCACAAGCCCAACATGAGCCTCGGCTGAAGGGACCCTTTCCTGTGGATTTGTATCGCCAAATTCTGACCAGTCTGCAATCGATCTTGGATAAACTGCATAGCATGCG GTATACG AGTGTTCGCCAAGATTTTATCGTCCCGGTGAACAAAGAACGACGAGAAATGGTAGGCAATATAATGCTCAGTTTCTCAACTCTTGCTGCGTCGTTCCGACTCAAGGCACCGCTGCCTCCTTATCTGCCTCCTGTTGAAAAGTCAAGGCTACGATTG ACACCTCAGGTCGAGGCGATTCGGAAACTGGATGTTGTCAAAAACCGAGATGCCAAGGTTTCGCGTCAACTGCTTTTCTTTGCATATGCTCTCACGATGAAGGGAGTGACGATGGAGCTTGAGTTTCTCGGTCGAACGCTGCAGGATGCGTTTGGAGTGATTGGACAGACATCTGAAGAGTTTGAGCAGTTGTTCCTGCCTCTTGGAGAAAGCTCTGGGAACATTGAGCATGTAGCATGA
- a CDS encoding Cytochrome b561 and DOMON domain-containing protein (Cytochrome b561 and DOMON domain-containing protein At3g61750), protein MCIEATVNGSSTTYVLSSLGKQNTGWMAMGFGRQMTGTLMVIMWINPDGSVTLSQRSASDYVMPTVDSNPPRVAQKSLSLSVTNSKTPSLAYTIPSNTDTKQPIIYAFGTTTPSSSDENATLLQHLDMGILQLDLTKPVTATTPTDGSGGYPSDTTPATPDSSFSEPPLLPYQKLIVAHAIMCTVGFLFLLPLGALLARYLRTFIPTWFQSHWIVQFALGGPVILIGIILGIAAVSQSKAMHLDDDHKNPNRVRRPPQNYLHAVVGLAIIGLAFYQVHSGFDHEWTFTTGREPLPSVVKIVFYVWVVFLPVAYAVGLGFLPKQYRQEYNKVRTNDDEEEHSQFGLKETSYGR, encoded by the exons ATGTGCATTGAGGCGACTGTCAACGGCTCGTCTACCACAT ATGTCCTCTCTAGTCTTGGGAAGCAGAACACGGGGTGGATGGCCAT GGGCTTTGGTCGCCAGATGACAGGTACACTGATGGTCATAATGTGGATCAATCCAGATGGTTCAGTTACGCTTTCCCAACGTTCTGCATCGGATTATGTCATGCCCACTGTCGACTCAAATCCACCCAGAGTTGCTCAGAAATCACTATCCCTTAGTGTT ACGAATTCTAAGACACCCTCCTTGGCATACACCATTCCT TCAAACACAGATACAAAACAACCCATTATATACGCTTTTGGCACGACCACACCCTCGTCTTCGGATGAAAACGCTACTCTTCTACAGCATCTTGACATGGGTATCCTGCAGTTGGATCTCACCAAACCTGTGACAGCTACCACCCCAACAGACGGTTCGGGAGGTTACCCGTCTGATACCACCCCTGCCACACCCGACAGCAGCTTTTCCGAACCCCCATTGCTCCCCTACCAAAAGTTAATTGTTGCCCACGCCATTATGTGCACAGTTGGATTTTTGTTCTTATTGCCCCTGGGCGCTCTTCTGGCTCGATATCTCAGGACATTTATTCCTACATGGTTCCAGAGTCACTGGATTGTTCAGTTCGCCCTGG GTGGCCCAGTCATTCTTATCGGCATTATCCTCGGAATTGCAGCTGTAAGTCAGTCAAAGGCAATGCATCTAGATGATGATCATAAG AACCCAAACCGAGTACGCCGACCACCCCAAAACTACTTACATGCTGTCGTTGGTCTGGCTATCATTGGACTAGCGTTCTATCAAGTCCATTCTGGGTTCGACCATGAATGGACTTTCACCACTGGACGTGAACCGCTACCCTCGGTTGTAAAGATTGTTTTCTATGTATGGGTTGTG TTCTTGCCGGTTGCATACGCCGTAGGACTGGGCTTCCTACCCAAACAGTATCGTCAGGAATACAACAAAGTGCGTACaaatgacgacgaagaagagcaCAGTCAATTTGGCCTTAAAGAGACCTCGTATGGTCGTTGA
- a CDS encoding Protein priA produces MLPKGLYGILSLMALIIQSLGTEVGMSSGNGDKEGKTTDEPTKTFPDIQPRNGNSRCSPGTWSSKGTTPCNDCSPGSYSKESGVTSCLLARAGYYVPTPRATTETPCQSGTYSTSTGSTSCGSCPPGHMCPNNALANPQKCSPGRYSTGGLTECTKCSAGTFNSIQGATGCCPCAAGWYNDQPGNTNCQRCSNQYPYSGPGTGNRNGCSANPGGWAISPSCSQGSDGTCPGSSPFASVSSKPKRHVIHAPLCRRTGQKACPVYGFNWRGGKHHSFTSYECVDIENDLESCGGCVQQSNDGEASADGGRDCSAIPNVSTVRCHKSECVIDSCQAGFIRSADGTHCVPDL; encoded by the exons ATGCTTCCCAAAGGTCTCTATGGTATTCTTTCTCTGATGGCTTTAATCATTCAGAGTCTTGGGACGGAAGTGGGCATGTCCTCTGGCAATGGTGACAAGGAAggaaaaaccacagatgaACCGACCAAAACGTTTCCTGATATTCAACCAAGAAATGGCAATTCGCGTTGCTCACCTGGAACTTGGTCTAGCAAAGGCACGACCCCTTGTAACGATTGTTCCCCTGGGTCATATTCAAAAG AATCTGGAGTAACATCGTGCCTCTTAGCCAGAGCGGGATACTACGTACCCACACCCAGAGCGACAACGGAGACTCCTTGTCAATCAGGCACGTATTCAACGTCGACTGGCAGCACTTCTTGTGGTTCTTGCCCTCCAGGACATATGTGTCCCAATAATGCACTTGCAAATCCGCAGAAATGTTCTCCAGGAAGATATTCCACTGGAGGATTGACCGAATGCACGAAATGCAGTGCTGGAACATTTAACAGTATTCAAGGCGCGACAGGGTGCTGCCCATGTGCAGCTGGTTGGTATAAT GATCAACCGGGGAACACCAATTGCCAAAG ATGTTCCAATCAATATCCATATTCAGGGCCTGGGACAGGAAACCGCAATGGATGTTCTGCAAACCCTGGAGGTTGGGCCATTTCTCCTTCCTGCTCACAGGGCTCAGATGGAACATGCC CTGGTTCGTCTCCATTTGCTAGCGTTAGTTCTAAGCCAAAGCGCCATGTCATACACGCGCCGCTTTGCCGAAGAACAGGTCAAAAAGCGTGTCCAGTATATGGGTTTAATTGGCGAGGGGGCAAACACCACTCTTTCACAAGTTATGAGTGTGTTGACATTGAAAATGACCTGGA ATCCTGCGGTGGTTGTGTTCAGCAATCCAACGATGGGGAAGCTAGCGCGGATGGTGGCAGAGATTGCAGCGCAATCCCCAATGTTAGTACCGTGCGATGTCATAAAAGTGAATGTGTAATAG ATTCATGCCAAGCAGGTTTTATCCGATCTGCAGATGGAACGCATTGTGTACCTGACCTGTAG